The following are encoded in a window of Thermoleophilaceae bacterium genomic DNA:
- a CDS encoding DUF542 domain-containing protein: MKGPQMPLAPGMTLAELVLQRPASADLLERLRLDYCCGGRRTLADACAERGLDEATLIAMVETLGERPEPRPTVHDVRRASITELCDHIVQAHHEPARRALSQIAELLERVVRVHGGGHPELADLRRVFTGLREELEEHFALEEKMVFPACRAVDSADSAAGLDQSVLAMCEDSHEFAGEALTAMRELSGGYEAEHAFCGTHRKLLEALERFELELHQHVHEENNVLFPRVRERLTA, from the coding sequence GTGAAAGGACCTCAGATGCCGCTCGCCCCTGGCATGACCCTCGCTGAGCTTGTGCTTCAGCGTCCCGCGTCCGCCGACCTCCTGGAGCGGCTGAGGCTCGACTACTGCTGCGGCGGGCGCCGCACGCTCGCCGACGCGTGCGCTGAGCGCGGCCTCGACGAGGCCACCCTGATCGCGATGGTCGAGACGCTGGGCGAGCGCCCCGAGCCGCGTCCCACCGTGCACGACGTGCGCCGCGCCTCGATCACGGAGCTGTGCGACCACATCGTCCAGGCGCACCACGAGCCGGCGCGGCGGGCGCTGTCTCAGATCGCCGAGCTGCTCGAGCGCGTGGTTCGCGTGCACGGAGGCGGGCATCCGGAGCTCGCCGACCTGAGGCGCGTCTTCACAGGGCTGCGGGAGGAGCTCGAAGAGCACTTCGCGCTCGAGGAGAAGATGGTGTTCCCCGCGTGCCGCGCGGTCGACTCCGCCGACTCCGCGGCCGGGCTCGACCAGTCCGTCCTGGCGATGTGCGAGGACTCCCACGAGTTCGCGGGCGAGGCGCTCACGGCGATGCGGGAGCTGTCAGGCGGCTACGAGGCCGAGCACGCATTCTGCGGGACTCACCGGAAGCTGCTCGAGGCGCTCGAGCGGTTCGAGCTCGAGCTTCACCAGCACGTTCACGAGGAGAACAACGTGCTCTTCCCCCGCGTGCGCGAGCGCCTCACCGCCTGA
- a CDS encoding response regulator transcription factor translates to MPTPLVTRILIADDHSLVRSGLRRVLDAQPDLRVVAEASDGAEAVEKALAEDVDLAILDVSMPRMTGIQAATELSKRNPDIRVLMLSMYDSEQYLFQALRAGASGYVLKSGADEDIVDAARATMRGESFLYPSAINTLVRDYVERGADEPDILTPRELEVLKLIAEAHTSKEIAEELVISVKTVERHRQNILDKLGLRDRVELTRYAIRRGLIQA, encoded by the coding sequence GTGCCCACCCCGCTTGTCACCCGCATCCTCATCGCAGACGACCACTCGCTCGTCCGTTCCGGCCTCCGGCGCGTGCTGGACGCCCAACCCGACCTGCGCGTGGTGGCCGAGGCGTCGGACGGCGCCGAGGCGGTGGAGAAGGCGCTCGCCGAGGACGTCGACCTGGCGATCCTCGACGTGTCGATGCCGCGGATGACCGGCATCCAGGCGGCCACCGAGCTGTCCAAGCGCAACCCGGACATCCGCGTCCTCATGCTGTCGATGTACGACAGCGAGCAGTACCTCTTCCAGGCGCTGAGGGCCGGCGCGTCCGGTTACGTGCTCAAGTCCGGCGCCGACGAGGACATCGTTGACGCCGCGCGCGCCACGATGCGCGGCGAGTCGTTCCTCTATCCCTCCGCGATCAACACCCTGGTCCGCGACTACGTGGAGCGCGGCGCGGACGAGCCGGACATCCTCACGCCGCGCGAGCTCGAGGTGCTCAAGCTGATCGCCGAGGCGCACACCAGCAAGGAGATCGCCGAGGAGCTGGTGATCAGCGTGAAGACGGTGGAGCGCCACCGCCAGAACATCCTCGACAAGCTCGGCCTGCGCGACCGCGTGGAGCTCACCCGGTACGCCATACGCCGTGGGCTGATCCAGGCCTAG
- a CDS encoding HAMP domain-containing sensor histidine kinase, translating to MLPRRLPFFWRVFLASALVLVVATVLLIITPVTVSANIALIEAVVLLVGLSAALLGEYLLLRRAFAPLEQLAARMETVDLLRPGQRLPAPPGDAIGRVVTSFNDMLERLEAERRESGRRALAAQEAERLRIARGLHDEVGQVLTAVLLELDALAPALPEQRQDELVQTKSAVRQALEEVRRIARELRPEMLEELGLVSALTELSSAFGRRTGLRVERELDPALPPLTDEAELALYRVAQESLTNVARHAGASKALLRLEPGPRSVVLTVRDDGRGFPGGVLPDRQGGIRGMRERALLVDGALAVKPSASGGVEVRLEVPAAGERSD from the coding sequence ATGCTGCCTCGGCGACTCCCCTTCTTCTGGCGCGTATTCCTGGCGAGCGCGCTCGTGCTCGTCGTCGCCACCGTTCTGCTGATCATCACCCCGGTGACGGTGAGCGCGAACATCGCGCTGATCGAGGCCGTGGTTCTGCTCGTGGGACTCTCCGCCGCTCTGCTCGGTGAGTACCTGCTGCTGCGCCGCGCCTTCGCTCCCCTCGAGCAGCTCGCGGCGCGAATGGAGACGGTCGACCTGCTGCGCCCGGGCCAGCGCCTCCCCGCGCCGCCGGGAGACGCGATCGGACGGGTGGTCACGTCGTTCAACGACATGCTCGAGCGGCTGGAGGCGGAGCGCCGGGAGAGCGGCAGGCGGGCCCTTGCCGCCCAGGAGGCCGAACGGCTGAGGATCGCGCGCGGCCTGCACGATGAGGTTGGGCAGGTGCTCACCGCCGTTCTGCTCGAGCTCGACGCGCTCGCGCCGGCCCTACCGGAGCAGCGCCAGGACGAGCTCGTGCAGACGAAGTCCGCAGTGCGCCAGGCGCTCGAGGAGGTGCGGCGGATCGCACGTGAGCTGCGTCCCGAGATGCTCGAGGAGCTGGGGCTCGTGAGCGCGCTCACAGAGCTTTCGAGCGCGTTCGGCCGCCGCACCGGGCTGCGGGTGGAGCGCGAGCTCGATCCGGCGCTGCCTCCCCTCACGGACGAGGCGGAGTTGGCGCTCTACCGCGTGGCGCAGGAGAGCCTCACCAACGTCGCTCGCCACGCTGGGGCGAGCAAGGCGCTGCTGCGCCTCGAGCCCGGCCCGCGCAGCGTGGTGCTCACCGTCCGCGACGACGGCCGCGGCTTCCCAGGAGGGGTGCTACCCGATCGCCAGGGCGGCATCAGAGGCATGCGCGAGCGCGCCCTGCTCGTGGACGGAGCGCTGGCCGTGAAGCCGTCGGCGAGCGGCGGCGTGGAGGTACGTTTGGAAGTGCCGGCAGCCGGCGAAAGGAGCGACTGA